The genomic stretch GCCCGCGGCCAGCGCCAGGGCCATGCCGAGCTTCACCACCCACCAGTAAATCGATCCGTACATCCCCTCGCGGCGCTCTCCGGTTTTCAGCTCGTCGAGGTCGCAAACGTCCGCAACCATGGACGGCATGAGGGTAAACAGGCTGCCCAGCCCGAAAGCGAGCAGCGGAGCGGGGATCAGCAGCAACAGAGGGTTGGCCGGGTCGTAGCAGAACCACTTGAGCGCATAACCCAGCGTCGATATGCCGATGCAGATGAAAAATGCATGGCGCTTGCCGACCACCGTGCCCAGCCAGGCCGCGAACGCGACCACCGCGAAGGTCGAAATCGTCGCGATCGTGCCGATCATCGCGATGTACCAGCTCGCCGTGTCGCGATCGCCTGCAAAGACGTAATAGATCACCACATAGACCTGAAAGGCGGCAATGAGCTGGAAACCGTTGAATACCAGGAAGGTCGCTCCGCAGAGTTTCAGGAAAGGCCGGTTGCTCAGGGTTTGCGCGAAACCCCGGAAAAAGCGCTTCACTTCGCCGAATATCCGCCTGAGCCTGGATTCCCGCCCGGCGGATGCCACGGCCGTGTCCGAGAATCGTTCGCGCAGCAGGATGGCGGGGAGCACGCCGATTGCGACGCAGGCAATGCCCACCAGCACGGCCAGGACGGACGCTCCATTCCGAATGTCGGTGAACGCGTCCAGCTCCATGAACACAAGGAACCACGGGGCGATCAGGTAGGCGGACTGGCTGAAGAAGTTCTGCACGCCCATCAGGCGGGTGCGTTCGTGGTAGTCCGGCGTCAGTTCGTAGCCGAGCGCGACCCAGGGTGTCGCGAATATCGTGTAGCCCAGGAAAAACAGCAGCGAGCCCGCGAGAAATACGGCGAACAGCAGCCCTTCGCCAGCGATGTGCGGGAGCTGCCACAGTACGGCGAAGGAAAGTCCCGCAAGTATCGCACCCACGAAGATATAGGGACGCCGGCGGCCCCAGCGCGACCGTGTGTTGTCGGAAATGTATCCCATGACGGGATCGGTGGCGGCATCGGTGAAGCGCGGAATCGCGGACAGCAGGCCCACCAGCGCGGGGTTCATCCCGTAGCCGAGATTGAGCACGACCATCATGCCGCCGCTGGCGGCCGCCAGGAGGTTATTCGTGAATCCGCCCAGTCCGTAGGCGATCATTCGCGGGAAGGGAACACGGTCCGCCTCGGCGGTGGCGCGGTCCTTCCAGCGCTTCATCGGCGAGCGGCCTCAACTTGCACACGAAACGGCAGGTTTGCATAACCCGCATGGCCCTTGCCGTCATGGATCTCGACGAAGAGCCGGTAGGCGCCGGGTGCGTCCGGGGCCCGCAGCACGATGTGCCGCAGCGTCGTGTTCTCGATCAGGCCGTCGATATCCTCGATCGCTTCCTCGAAGTCGCCGCCTTCGGCCGTCGCCTGGCTTTCCTCACGGACTGCCCACTGATAACGAAGTTCGTCGCCGTCGGGGTCGCTTGCCGAAAGCCGCGCGATGTAGCTTTTTCCGGGCGCCAGCGTGACGTTCTGCCAGGCGTTCTTGCCGTGCAGCAGGAGCGATTTCACGCGGGGAGCGCGATTAGCCGGCTCCGCGCCCGTCCAGGCGGTCTGCAGTGCGTCCATCGTTTCGGTCGTCTCGCCGCTGTAAGTGAACATGCTGTACCAGGTGGGCGTGCGTTCCTGTTTCTGGCCCCAGAGGAAGGCATAGCTGCCGAGGCCGTTACCCAGGTGCGGGGAAATGAACTTCCTGTATTGAGTCAGGTAGTGCCTGGCCTTGTCGGAACTGTTCTGTTCGATCGGCGCGCCCCATTCGGTGGCGCCTACCTCCCAATGCCCCAGAGGGCCCCATTCCGTAATCATGAACGGCGTGTCCGCAAGTACTCCTTCGGCAAATTCGGGCAAAAGCGCGAGTGCCCCGTACACCTGGAAACTCAGGAAGTCGAGATCCGGCGCGCGCTCCTGAACCGCCCGAATGACATCCTCCTCCAGGCCGGCAATCGCAGTGGTGGTGGGGTGGTTGGGGTCGAGGTGATGCACGATGCGGGAGAGATTGTTGATTTCGTCCCAGAGCGCCGGGTCCGTATGGCCGTAGTTCAGTTCATTGCCGAGAATCCAGGCGAGCAGCGCGGGATGGTCCCGGTAGCGTTCCACCGCGGCCCAGATGCGGGTGCGCTGGGCCACGAGAAAGGTCTCGTCGCCGTAGTCGAAACCATACCGTGGGGCCACGACCGGCAGGCACAGCGAAACGGTCACTCCGGCTTCCAGCGCCTGATCGAGGCGCGCCTGCGCCATGTCGATATTCCAGGTGCGGACCGAATTCCCGCCGCGCCGCGCCAGCTCCGCATAATTGGCGATGATCGCACCCGCGCCCTTTACGACGTAGGGCTCCCCGCCACGCAACAACTGGTATTGGCCCTGGCTGCCGGCCACTTCCACCTTGATCGCCGTGGCAGTCTGCTGGCCCCAGCAGACGCTGACCCACAGCGCGCACACCAGGGCGGCGAGCCGGATCCGGCCTGGCTTGAAAGCGTCCGGAATCACGACGAAATCGCGATGTTCGCCAGCGAAATGCGCATCGCCCCTTCGGTCCAGAGCAAGAACGGAGTTTCCACCGAGCGCGGGTCGGTACCGGATTCGATAAACCGCTCCAGTCCGATGGAGACGCGCTGCCATGTGCCTTGCGGCAGTTCCCTCAGAGTTTCCGTTATGTCCAGGCTGCCCCAGTGCGGGTAGGCGCTGTCCATGCGCAGAATGACCTTGCTTTCCGGGCGCGCTTCCACCCGCACTTCAAAGGTGAGCTGCGCATTTGCGTTGACCAGCGGCGAAAGGTCAATGGGCCGGTCGCCGTGAAAACTGATTTGCGCGCCTCCGCCATGCCAGGTGACCTCGCGCGCGTCTTCCTGCGTGGACATGTCGATATTGCGCACCGACACCATGCCCGAGGGCGAGCTGGCCGAGCGCGCCGTGACCGGTACGCGCCAGCCTTCCTGATCTCCCACATAAAGTTCGAATCCGTTCAAGGGACGCTTGTCGAAAACAGACACGCGCTCCTGTGCCTGCAATCGCGCGGGATCCTCTTCGCACAGCCGGGGAAGGCTCCTCGCGGACTCGTACACGCTCATCCCGAAGCCGTACGGAAACAGGGGATCGTAGTCGTCATCGCCTTCGTTCAACGGCGTCTGCAGAGGGTCGCGCGGCCAGGAAAAGGACAGGCGGCCGGTGAAATCATGTGCGATTTCCCGCTCCGCATTCCTGAAAAGCAAGTCGGCCACGCCCTTGCCCTCGCTACCGGGCAGCCAGGCGGCGATGAAGGCGGTCGATGCGTTGAGTTCCGGATTGACCCACAGCGGGCGCCCGCTCAGAAATACGGAAATGGCCGGTATTTCCGCAGCACGAAGCTTTTGCAGAATTCGCAACGGTTCGGGGTGGCGGGCGGAGAAGCTCAGGTGGGACACGTCGCCTTGCCCTTCGGCGTAGGGCTCTTCCCCGAAAACCACGATGGCGGCGTCGGGGCGCTCGCGGAACTCGCCCCGGGGGCTCACCACGACGCTGCCGCCGCCGGCACTTACATGTTCCTCGATACCGCGAAGTATGGAGTCCGCGTTCGGAAAGTCCCCGTTTTCATTGAAAGTTCCTTGCCAGGTAAGGGTCCAGCCGCCGCACTGCTTACCGATATTGTCGGCGCCATCGCCGGCCACCAGCACGCGCGCGCCGGGTTTCAGCGGCAGTATTCCGCCGTCGTTCTTCAGCAGCACCAGGGACTCGCGCACCGCCTGACGGGCAAGCGCGCAATGCCGGGGCGCGGCCAGCGTCCGCGGATTACCGGCGCCGGCGCGCGCGGACGGCCGAGGCCTGGAAAAAAGACCCATGCGAACCTTGACGCGCAGGATCCGGGCCACGGCGTCGTTGATTCGATCGATGCTCACCTGGCCCAGCTCAAGCCGCTCAAGCAGACACTCGTAGGCCTGCCTCCAGTTCTCGGGCGCCATGAGCATGTCGATGCCCGCATTGACCGACTCGGCGCAAGCGTCGCCAAAGTCCTCGTCAACCTGCTGAAACCCGTTCCAGTCGCTGATTAAGAATCCCGTGAACCCCATCTGCTCCTTGAGCACATCGGTGAGCAAATGTCGGTGGCTGTGCAGCTTGGCGCCGTTGAAATCATTGAACGACGCCATCACGACCTGCACGCCGGCGGCAATGGCGGCCATGTGACCCGGAGCGTGGAGGTCGCGCAGTTGCTCTTCGCTGCATCGGGTGCTGCCCTGATCGATGCCTTCCGCGGTGCCCCCCTCGCCGATAAAGTGCTTGGCCGTGGCCAGGACCTTCCCCGGGGCGCCCAAAGCACCCGGGGCGGGTTTGCCCTGAAGGCCGCGAATCAGCCGGGGCGCGTACTCCTGGACAATTTCCGGGTTTTCCGAATAGCTTTCGTAGGTGCGGCCCCAGCGGTCATCCCGCGCCACTGCAAGCGTGGGCGCGAAGGTCCAGTCCATTCCGCTGGCCACGATCTCGGCTGCGGTAGCCGCGCCTATGGCCTCGATCAGTTGCGGATTGCGCATGGCGCCCAGCCCGATATTGTGCGGAAAAACGGTAGCGCCGCATACGTTCGAATGGCCGTGCACCGCATCCGTCCCCCACATGACGGGTACGCCGCCCCCGGCGGTGGACGCGTCGAAGAACGCATCGGCAACCTCCAGCCAGTCACCCAGGGCGGCGCGCTTGTTGTTGCCGGGGGCACATCCGCCGCCGTTGAGTATCGCCCCGACGGGAACCTGAGCCAGATCTTCCGGCCTGATCGAAGAGATTTCCGCCTGAATCATCTGTGCGACCTTCTGCCTGTCTGTCATCTTCGCCAGCCGGCGGGTCACTTCGGTTTCGATTTGCGTTGCTGCTTCGGCGTGCCGGTCCAGCGGGCTTCGGCAATCGGGCCAGCGCGGCCCTTGGGCGGATCCGTTCACTATTCGGCCGGTCCGGGCGCCGCGAGCGAGTCGCGCATCACGATTTCGCAATCAAATTCCTGGTGTCCCGCTACCTGGGCAACGCCGGCCACCTGGTCGATGAGCCGCAATGCGGCGGTAGAGGCCATCTCGCTGATGGGTTGCCTCAGCGTGGTCAGGGCGGGCCAGGTATGCGAGGCGATCGGCGAGTCGTCAAACCCCACCACCGACACATCGCCCGGCACGTCAAGGCCCATTTCCCGGGCCGCCACGATTGCACCGGCGGCCATATCGTCATTGCTGGCGATGATGGCGGTCGGGGAGGGATGCCTGCGCAGCAGTTGATTCGCCGCCTGTTTGCCGGAGTCAAAGGTAAAAAAGCCCTGCGAAATCAGATGCCCGCCGGAATCCAGGCCGTGTTTGCGCATACTTGCGAGAAACCCGTTCAGCCGCTTGTGACTGGAGCCGTGGCGCGGGTCGCCCTCGATGAACCCGATCCGCCGGTGTCCGATTGAAATGACGTGTTCCGTGAGTTGTTCGCTGGCTTCCCGGTCCCTGGGGTTTACCGAAATCGTATCGGCCGCCGCGACACCTGGCGACACCTGCGCCATCGGTATCCCGAGCTCCTTCAACATCGCGACGACGTCGGGATGGTCGCTGAGAGGCGCAAGCAATACTACGCCGTCAACCCGCGTCTGGAGCACGAAGCGGCGCACGTCGCCAACCACGACCCGCTCCGGGCAGGGACGCAGCAAAAGGGACAGATTGCGCGATCGACAGGCGTCGAATACGCCTTCAAGGGCCTTCTGCACGTAGCTGAACTCCTGAGGATTCTCGTAGAGCAGACCGATCGAGTGAGTGAGCCTGCCCTTGAGGCCCCGCGCCTGGGGGTGGGGTTCGTAATCGAGCGCGTCGGCGGCCTTGAGGACACGATCGCGAGTGCTGTTCCTGACCGTGGGTTCCTTGTTGAGCACTCGCGAGACGGTCTTGATCGACACCTCCGCACGGGCGGCAACGTCGTGGATAGTCGCCCTGGTGACGCCACCCTTAGCCTTGGCTTGCCGTCTGTCGCTCATGGTGCGGATCGGATGACAGTATGCCTCGCGTGGTCACGGTGCAGGGGCTTCGTGGGCGACCGCGAACCCGGCGCGCTTGCGAAAGCGCCGGGTTCGCGTGCCGCCGGCCCCAGTGGAGGAACAGGGGCGCTGCTAAAAGCCCTTGCTGAAACGTACTCCGTACGTTCTCGGCGGGAAAAAGTTGGCGCGCCAGTAGCCCGGTCCGGGGTCCGCCCAGGAGCGCATCAGTTCATCGCTGAGGTTGTGGCCGAACAGCACCAGCGCCCAGCCCTGGACTTCGTTGATGATCCGGAAGTTGGCGTTGAAGGAGCTGACCGCCTTCTGGCCGGCGTGGAACGGGCCGTCGGTGTAGTTGTTGTCGTTGAAGAACATCTCGGCCTGCCAGTTCCAGGTGAGCGAAGGGCCGACAACCCAGCCGTTGCCCAGCCACCAGGTATGATCCACCGTGGCGGAAAATGACCACTCCGGCGACCACGGGAGCTTGTTGCCCGACAGGTCCGTCGGCCGGCGCAACGTGTTGTCGCCGCGCAACTGGGTCGGGTCCTGCGGCGGGCAGGGCGTCAGTCCCATGTAGGCCCGCTCAAAGCAGAACAAGCCGTCCTCGCCGTCCTCGAGCTTGTCGATTTCGGCGTTCAGGTACGACACCCAGCCGTGGAACCGGCCGCCGGGCCAGGGCTCGGCCCAGTCCCACTCGAACTCGGCGCCGAAAATTCCGGCTTCCGCCAGGTTGGTGGTGAGCAGCGTTCCGATGTCGTTGCCGCTGTGGATGGACTCTCCGACGATAACCCAGGAGGTGCGTTGCATGTCGCTGTAGTCGTTGAAGAACACGTTGGCGAGCAGACGCAGGTTGCCGTCCAGGGCTTCGCCCTTCAGGCCGAACTCATACGTGATGACTTCCTCGGGATCGTACGGGAAGGCGGTCACCTCTCCGCACTCGCAGATATCCACCTTGTCGCCGAAGCCGCCGGCCTTGAAGCCGCTGGCGACGTATCCGTATGCGAACAGATCATTGTTGATGAGATAGTCGAACCCGACGCGCCAGGTGCCCTGTCCCCAGTCCGCGTTGTAGGTGTTGTCGGTGCCAGGAATCCGCGTCGTGAAATCCTCCGCATGCGACCCCATGGCGCTGGTCAGCTTGTCGGCCTGGTAAAAGGCCGGGTCTGCCGCCCAGCCGGGGACCACGCCGATCAGTCCCCAGGACTCGTACCAAAATGAGCCGGCCGGATCGTAGGCGCCGGGATTGACCCAGTAACCGATGGTCTGGTGGTTCGACCCGCCCCTGTCGAACTTCTCGTCCCAGGTCTGGCGATAGCCGACAGTCAGGTTCGCCCTTTCCGTCACGGCATAGTCGAACTGGGCGAACAAAGCCTCCGTGGACACGCCACGGTCCGGTTGCAGGAACGCTTGCGCCAGCGGAACTCCGCCCGCGCAGCAGAATGGAAGTTCGACGTCGAAGCGAATGGAATTCTCTTCTTCCATGAAGAATGCGCCCGCAATCCAGGAGAGGTCGCCGTCGCCCGTTGACTTGAATTGCAACTCGTGGACCATCGATGTGTAGGTCGAGAATCGGGTCGTCAATTGCAGGTCCTCGAAGGGAAACTTGACTTCCACGCCGAACCCATGCCGTTCAAAGGCGCCGGCGTCGCGAACCAGTGGCGGGGCGCCGCAGCAGAACCTGGCTATTCCGTAACCGGGGTGGTCGGGATCGACCCAGGCACCGCCATCGCCGTCGTACTGCTGGAAGCGCTCCTGTTCCGACCATGCGACGCGGTATTCCATCACAACCGAGTCGAGAATGTCCCAGGTAAACTCGGACCGCACCGTCTGGATGGTGAAATCCAGCTCTCCGGGCACGTTGATCCGGGCGTACCACTGGTCGTGATCACACTCGAAGAAGGTACCTGCGGCTTTCTCGCAATCCTTGAGCGACAGGCCGCCGGGGCTGTTGTCCTGGAAGTGATCGTAGGTGAGTTGCCAGCTCGCCGCGTCTCCCAGGTAGGCGCGCGCGGCAAGGCGGAAAGCCCAGCGGTCAACGGCGAAATAGGCTTCGTCATCCCCCACGTCGCGGTTCCGCCTCTGGTCGGTGTTGGGAATGCCGTCGGCGGGAATCTCGAAATTGCCGTCGCCATCCGGGTCGAAAGCAAGGTCGAACCGGTCCGTTTCCTGGTCGATATAGGAATCCGCCTGTTCCACCATGCCGGAAGCGCGGAACGCCAGGCTCTCGTTGACCGGGAGAT from Gammaproteobacteria bacterium encodes the following:
- a CDS encoding LacI family transcriptional regulator, translated to MSDRRQAKAKGGVTRATIHDVAARAEVSIKTVSRVLNKEPTVRNSTRDRVLKAADALDYEPHPQARGLKGRLTHSIGLLYENPQEFSYVQKALEGVFDACRSRNLSLLLRPCPERVVVGDVRRFVLQTRVDGVVLLAPLSDHPDVVAMLKELGIPMAQVSPGVAAADTISVNPRDREASEQLTEHVISIGHRRIGFIEGDPRHGSSHKRLNGFLASMRKHGLDSGGHLISQGFFTFDSGKQAANQLLRRHPSPTAIIASNDDMAAGAIVAAREMGLDVPGDVSVVGFDDSPIASHTWPALTTLRQPISEMASTAALRLIDQVAGVAQVAGHQEFDCEIVMRDSLAAPGPAE
- a CDS encoding glycoside hydrolase family 3 protein, whose product is MTDRQKVAQMIQAEISSIRPEDLAQVPVGAILNGGGCAPGNNKRAALGDWLEVADAFFDASTAGGGVPVMWGTDAVHGHSNVCGATVFPHNIGLGAMRNPQLIEAIGAATAAEIVASGMDWTFAPTLAVARDDRWGRTYESYSENPEIVQEYAPRLIRGLQGKPAPGALGAPGKVLATAKHFIGEGGTAEGIDQGSTRCSEEQLRDLHAPGHMAAIAAGVQVVMASFNDFNGAKLHSHRHLLTDVLKEQMGFTGFLISDWNGFQQVDEDFGDACAESVNAGIDMLMAPENWRQAYECLLERLELGQVSIDRINDAVARILRVKVRMGLFSRPRPSARAGAGNPRTLAAPRHCALARQAVRESLVLLKNDGGILPLKPGARVLVAGDGADNIGKQCGGWTLTWQGTFNENGDFPNADSILRGIEEHVSAGGGSVVVSPRGEFRERPDAAIVVFGEEPYAEGQGDVSHLSFSARHPEPLRILQKLRAAEIPAISVFLSGRPLWVNPELNASTAFIAAWLPGSEGKGVADLLFRNAEREIAHDFTGRLSFSWPRDPLQTPLNEGDDDYDPLFPYGFGMSVYESARSLPRLCEEDPARLQAQERVSVFDKRPLNGFELYVGDQEGWRVPVTARSASSPSGMVSVRNIDMSTQEDAREVTWHGGGAQISFHGDRPIDLSPLVNANAQLTFEVRVEARPESKVILRMDSAYPHWGSLDITETLRELPQGTWQRVSIGLERFIESGTDPRSVETPFLLWTEGAMRISLANIAISS
- a CDS encoding TonB-dependent receptor; this encodes MFDFCATATRLLRPSAVVLPLLILGGAGPALAQQDDGSNAIVIEEIVVTATKRATDLMSTPIAVTAVTQNQLTDQGVSTVTDLGDLVPNMQVGSSPSDSGVQVTVRGITSNNFTELGDPTVAIHVDGMYTPRPQAGLALLHDVGRVEILRGPQGTLFGRNSTSGSINIITAQPDTEQLEGNAEIDLGNFGRTAARAWFNLPVNESLAFRASGMVEQADSYIDQETDRFDLAFDPDGDGNFEIPADGIPNTDQRRNRDVGDDEAYFAVDRWAFRLAARAYLGDAASWQLTYDHFQDNSPGGLSLKDCEKAAGTFFECDHDQWYARINVPGELDFTIQTVRSEFTWDILDSVVMEYRVAWSEQERFQQYDGDGGAWVDPDHPGYGIARFCCGAPPLVRDAGAFERHGFGVEVKFPFEDLQLTTRFSTYTSMVHELQFKSTGDGDLSWIAGAFFMEEENSIRFDVELPFCCAGGVPLAQAFLQPDRGVSTEALFAQFDYAVTERANLTVGYRQTWDEKFDRGGSNHQTIGYWVNPGAYDPAGSFWYESWGLIGVVPGWAADPAFYQADKLTSAMGSHAEDFTTRIPGTDNTYNADWGQGTWRVGFDYLINNDLFAYGYVASGFKAGGFGDKVDICECGEVTAFPYDPEEVITYEFGLKGEALDGNLRLLANVFFNDYSDMQRTSWVIVGESIHSGNDIGTLLTTNLAEAGIFGAEFEWDWAEPWPGGRFHGWVSYLNAEIDKLEDGEDGLFCFERAYMGLTPCPPQDPTQLRGDNTLRRPTDLSGNKLPWSPEWSFSATVDHTWWLGNGWVVGPSLTWNWQAEMFFNDNNYTDGPFHAGQKAVSSFNANFRIINEVQGWALVLFGHNLSDELMRSWADPGPGYWRANFFPPRTYGVRFSKGF
- a CDS encoding MFS transporter, with protein sequence MKRWKDRATAEADRVPFPRMIAYGLGGFTNNLLAAASGGMMVVLNLGYGMNPALVGLLSAIPRFTDAATDPVMGYISDNTRSRWGRRRPYIFVGAILAGLSFAVLWQLPHIAGEGLLFAVFLAGSLLFFLGYTIFATPWVALGYELTPDYHERTRLMGVQNFFSQSAYLIAPWFLVFMELDAFTDIRNGASVLAVLVGIACVAIGVLPAILLRERFSDTAVASAGRESRLRRIFGEVKRFFRGFAQTLSNRPFLKLCGATFLVFNGFQLIAAFQVYVVIYYVFAGDRDTASWYIAMIGTIATISTFAVVAFAAWLGTVVGKRHAFFICIGISTLGYALKWFCYDPANPLLLLIPAPLLAFGLGSLFTLMPSMVADVCDLDELKTGERREGMYGSIYWWVVKLGMALALAAGGFLLNFTGFDVSLEGNQTESALFWMRVCDVVLPVITSLLAIACVAAYDLSESRVREIRARLGR